The Acetobacteroides hydrogenigenes genomic interval CCAAGCGGGTAACGCTAGCCGACATCTACCGCTTCTTTGCCGAAAAGGGAAAGCACAAGTGGGTGCTCGTACTGATTTTCTACTACTCGGGAATCATAGGGATACTAACCATGCTAAAGCCCTACTTGGTTGATTTAGGCTACAACGTTAAGCAGATCGGCTTTATGTCGGGGATATTCGGAACATCGGTTGCTGCTATTAGTGCACTCTGTGCAGGTATGGTGGTTAAGTGGATTGGTCGCAAAACATCTATGTATATATTCCTGCTGGTTAGCTTTGCCGCTGCGATATTATTTTGGTTCATCTCGCAGGGTACGCCAACCGTTGTAAGCCTATATGCGGCAGTTGGACTACTGTGGTGCGGATACGGCCTTTCGACGGTTATCATCTACACAATATCTATGGATAAGGTACGTAAAGGGTGCGAGGGAACCGACTTTACCCTGCAAATTGTGGTAACACACCTCAGCAGCCTTATCTTTGCAGTGGTTAGCGGCAAATTGACCGACAAAATTGGCTATACCAACCTCTTCGGCATCGAGGCGCTGCTTAGCCTGTTTACCCTTATTGTTATCACATACGCTTTTCGTCAATACAAGGAAAATGAAAATATCTAGCCAACTCCTGCAAAAGTACAACGTACCCGTTCCAAGGTACACCAGCTACCCACCTGCCAACCACTTCAGCAGCGAGTTTGGCGAATCAAATTATATCCAGATGCTCGACGAGTCGAACAGCGGCACGCCACAGCATTTGGCCTTCTACTTCCACATTCCTTTTTGCAAGAAGATCTGCTTCTACTGTGGTTGCAACGCTTACACCATGGGGCGCCCCGAGCAAACCGAAGTGTACCTTCGGGCAATCAAAAAGGAGTTCGCTTTGGTAGCAAAGCATATTGATCCTGCCCGCAAGGTGTCGCAAATCCACTTTGGTGGTGGCACTCCAAACTCCATCGAGGCTTCTATGCTTAAGGAGCTGGTGGATATGGTTGCCGGCAGCTTCAGCTTTATCGACAAGCCCGAGATTGCCATAGAGTGCAACCCTGCGTACCTCACCCACGCGTACGTTGATGCGCTCAAGCAGGCAGGCTTCAACCGCTTTAGCCTCGGCATTCAGGATTTCAACGACGATGTGCTCCGCACCGTTAACCGCGACTCTTCGCGCATACCCGTCGACGAGCTGGTAGCCTACATCAAAAAGGACAGAAGCGACATTGGCGTTAACCTCGACTTTATTTACGGGCTGCCGGGACAAACGGTGGAGAGTTTCCTCGAATCGGTAGAGAAAGCCGCAGCCATTCTCCCCGATAGGCTTGTCACCTTCTCGTACGCCCATGTGCCCTGGATGAAGAAGCACCAGATGATACTCGAGAAGCGCGGGCTGCCATCATCCGAAGTAAAAATGGAGATGTTCCTTAGTGCCTACGAGCTGCTAAAGCAAAAGGGCTACCAGCCCGTTGGCCTCGACCACTTCGTACTACCCACCGACGAGCTATTCGCATCGCTCGAAAGTAAGGAGCTCCATCGAAACTTCCAAGGA includes:
- the hemN gene encoding oxygen-independent coproporphyrinogen III oxidase; its protein translation is MSSQLLQKYNVPVPRYTSYPPANHFSSEFGESNYIQMLDESNSGTPQHLAFYFHIPFCKKICFYCGCNAYTMGRPEQTEVYLRAIKKEFALVAKHIDPARKVSQIHFGGGTPNSIEASMLKELVDMVAGSFSFIDKPEIAIECNPAYLTHAYVDALKQAGFNRFSLGIQDFNDDVLRTVNRDSSRIPVDELVAYIKKDRSDIGVNLDFIYGLPGQTVESFLESVEKAAAILPDRLVTFSYAHVPWMKKHQMILEKRGLPSSEVKMEMFLSAYELLKQKGYQPVGLDHFVLPTDELFASLESKELHRNFQGYCTRRTTGQVYAFGVTAISQLEKGYAQNVKDIAEYIATIENHHLPIEKGYTLTAGEMVTREAITELMCNKRVSWSDVANKLGVPAEEVRAQIAVNENTLAGFAADELIAYTSDEITVTELGAIFIRNIAASLDSAYQQQANSYTKTV
- a CDS encoding MFS transporter; the encoded protein is MNPKSWQKFPVLFSLYIAQSIPMSFFSTVVPVIMRQESYSLQSIGLLQLVKLPWIVKFLWAPFIDNHTRSLKDLRRWVIVSELFYAAIIIGIGYFNLQTDFKLIVMLMVVAFIASATQDIAVDIYAILMLKPSERSLGNSMQSGGSFAGSILGTGVLLIAYHYFGWNYLLILLAAFVAFAIAPMLLYRKPLASHEAITKRVTLADIYRFFAEKGKHKWVLVLIFYYSGIIGILTMLKPYLVDLGYNVKQIGFMSGIFGTSVAAISALCAGMVVKWIGRKTSMYIFLLVSFAAAILFWFISQGTPTVVSLYAAVGLLWCGYGLSTVIIYTISMDKVRKGCEGTDFTLQIVVTHLSSLIFAVVSGKLTDKIGYTNLFGIEALLSLFTLIVITYAFRQYKENENI